One genomic window of Polynucleobacter sp. HIN11 includes the following:
- a CDS encoding high affinity choline transporter 1, with the protein MLLWFVIAYLGISIAIGLYAATKVHNARDYITAGRNLPMAFVLAMVFATWFGAETVLGISATFLEEGFRGLISDPLGASLCLILFGLVFAKPLYRLNLITLGDYFRFRYNRQTELLISICIIVSYLGWVSAQISALGLTFNVLSNDLISISDGMLIGAGVVLVYTLFGGMWSVALTTFVQMIVIVIGLLLVASNAADQAGGVATVIAKASAEGKFNFLPTLDPIDMLGWIAALLTIALGSIPQQDVFQRVNAAKNESIAVWATTLGGVAYFFFASVPLFLAYTANIIDPQMVEKFLASDSQMILPTLILSHMPFFMQVVFFGALISVIMSTASGTLLAPSVTFTENILKGFYHHMTDKQFLWATRLTVFVFASIVTFYAIATEAKIHTMVENAYRITLAGAFVPLVAGLFWKKASDLGALLAITFGLSMWLLLEIMGIEEPVEPQLIGLLASLIGMILGSSIAPRSPASATNQLSKGQH; encoded by the coding sequence ATGCTGCTTTGGTTCGTAATTGCTTATCTCGGCATTTCAATTGCGATTGGTTTGTACGCCGCCACCAAAGTTCACAATGCCAGAGACTACATCACAGCTGGCCGAAATTTACCCATGGCTTTTGTTCTGGCGATGGTCTTTGCTACTTGGTTTGGCGCCGAGACCGTTCTTGGCATTTCGGCAACCTTTTTAGAAGAGGGATTTCGAGGACTTATTTCCGACCCTCTTGGGGCCTCGCTCTGCTTAATTCTGTTCGGACTGGTCTTTGCAAAACCCTTGTATCGACTAAATCTCATCACCCTTGGCGACTATTTCCGATTTCGCTACAACCGCCAGACCGAGTTGCTAATCTCCATTTGCATCATCGTTTCCTATCTTGGCTGGGTATCCGCTCAAATTTCGGCCTTAGGGCTAACCTTTAATGTTTTGTCGAACGATTTAATTTCAATCAGCGATGGCATGCTCATTGGTGCTGGCGTTGTTTTGGTCTATACCTTGTTTGGTGGGATGTGGTCAGTGGCACTCACAACCTTTGTTCAAATGATTGTGATTGTGATCGGGCTTTTATTGGTTGCCAGTAATGCTGCTGATCAAGCTGGTGGAGTTGCTACTGTGATTGCTAAGGCTAGCGCAGAGGGTAAATTTAATTTCTTGCCGACACTAGACCCAATCGATATGCTTGGCTGGATCGCGGCATTGCTAACTATTGCACTAGGCTCCATTCCACAACAAGACGTTTTTCAACGAGTCAATGCAGCCAAAAATGAGTCAATCGCAGTATGGGCTACTACCTTAGGCGGTGTGGCCTATTTCTTTTTTGCTAGTGTGCCACTTTTCTTGGCTTACACCGCCAATATCATCGATCCACAAATGGTCGAGAAATTTCTAGCGAGCGACTCTCAAATGATTTTACCCACCCTGATCCTCAGCCATATGCCTTTTTTTATGCAGGTGGTTTTCTTTGGGGCGCTGATCTCGGTCATCATGAGTACCGCGTCTGGAACCTTACTTGCACCATCAGTGACCTTTACAGAAAATATCCTGAAGGGTTTTTATCATCACATGACGGATAAGCAATTCCTTTGGGCAACGCGCTTGACCGTATTTGTATTTGCGAGCATTGTGACCTTTTACGCGATTGCGACTGAGGCCAAAATCCACACCATGGTTGAAAATGCTTACCGTATTACGCTAGCGGGCGCATTTGTACCACTGGTTGCTGGCCTATTCTGGAAGAAAGCGAGCGATCTCGGTGCCTTGCTTGCGATTACCTTTGGCTTAAGCATGTGGCTCTTACTGGAAATCATGGGTATTGAGGAGCCGGTTGAGCCGCAGTTAATCGGCCTACTAGCCAGTCTGATTGGCATGATTCTAGGAAGTTCAATTGCCCCGCGTTCGCCAGCGAGCGCTACAAATCAACTAAGTAAAGGTCAGCATTAA
- a CDS encoding methylated-DNA--[protein]-cysteine S-methyltransferase, with the protein MVKSSLTGHVQYCVMRAPFGGLRIRTEIVDSSLMISYVQYLSHLDKVSRPLNELARDAKEQIEAYFDDPYFLFDLPIKTQGSVFQQRVWSAIQSIPNGQTMTYGELATQVKSGPRAVGGACAANYYPLIIPCHRVLSKAGIGGFVGEANGPYLRIKEWLLGHENAIRD; encoded by the coding sequence TTGGTAAAGTCAAGCTTGACAGGGCATGTTCAGTACTGCGTGATGCGTGCCCCATTTGGCGGATTGCGAATTCGTACCGAAATCGTTGATTCATCCCTAATGATTAGCTACGTTCAATACCTCAGTCATTTAGACAAAGTTAGTCGACCCCTCAATGAGTTAGCAAGAGATGCCAAAGAGCAAATAGAGGCTTATTTCGACGATCCTTATTTTCTCTTTGATTTGCCAATCAAAACTCAGGGCAGCGTTTTTCAACAACGTGTTTGGTCCGCCATCCAATCTATTCCGAATGGACAAACTATGACTTATGGCGAACTCGCCACTCAGGTTAAATCAGGCCCTAGAGCAGTTGGTGGCGCTTGCGCCGCGAATTACTATCCGCTAATTATTCCCTGCCATCGCGTCCTATCAAAAGCAGGTATTGGTGGGTTTGTGGGTGAGGCTAACGGACCCTATTTAAGAATTAAAGAATGGCTATTAGGCCATGAAAATGCCATCAGGGATTAA
- a CDS encoding phytoene/squalene synthase family protein — MSALSADELYQRSILESVSRTFALTIPLLPPNLEKVVGNTYLLCRIIDTIEDASCMDAMTKQDLSASFVKTVLGEQNPKQFTDQCVIALAEHSNLDEKDLIQNIPRVLRVLDSCDIQQRQAVARCIQIMSDGMSYFHTRQNPRGLESLSEFEKYCYVVAGVVGEMLTTVFALHSPAFAKAISHKEHLAISFGQALQMTNILKDSPEDRARGVSWKPIGISETDLLVIAHQKLEDALHYIHCIPKSELGIRRFCFLAFGLAVLTLKQIALRHHGHISIEAKLTRSQVSRFYVFTKLAVHSDWLMDIFFRIQARSLKA, encoded by the coding sequence ATGTCCGCTTTATCTGCTGATGAACTTTACCAACGCTCGATTCTTGAATCAGTATCTAGAACGTTTGCGCTGACCATTCCGTTATTACCCCCAAATCTAGAAAAGGTGGTTGGCAATACCTATTTACTCTGTCGCATTATCGATACGATTGAAGATGCATCCTGCATGGATGCAATGACCAAACAAGATTTGTCAGCCAGTTTTGTTAAAACGGTTCTGGGCGAACAAAATCCTAAACAATTTACCGATCAATGCGTAATCGCTCTAGCAGAGCATAGCAATCTAGATGAAAAAGATCTAATTCAAAATATTCCTCGGGTATTACGGGTACTCGATAGTTGCGACATACAACAACGCCAAGCGGTTGCTCGTTGTATTCAAATCATGTCAGATGGAATGAGCTATTTTCATACCCGTCAAAATCCTCGCGGCTTGGAGAGCTTATCTGAGTTTGAAAAGTATTGTTATGTAGTTGCTGGGGTCGTTGGTGAAATGCTAACCACCGTATTTGCCTTACATTCGCCAGCTTTTGCAAAAGCGATTTCACATAAAGAACACTTAGCAATTTCGTTTGGTCAAGCCCTGCAAATGACCAATATTCTCAAAGACTCTCCGGAAGACCGAGCGCGCGGTGTTTCATGGAAGCCAATTGGGATCAGTGAGACGGATTTACTGGTGATCGCTCACCAAAAACTTGAAGATGCTCTTCATTACATTCATTGCATTCCAAAGTCAGAGCTCGGAATTCGGCGCTTTTGCTTTCTTGCCTTTGGCCTAGCTGTGCTAACCCTTAAACAAATTGCACTGCGTCATCACGGCCATATATCAATCGAAGCAAAATTAACTCGGTCGCAAGTGAGTCGCTTTTATGTCTTTACCAAACTTGCCGTTCACAGTGACTGGCTGATGGACATCTTTTTCAGAATCCAAGCTAGATCCCTAAAGGCTTAA
- a CDS encoding HlyC/CorC family transporter, producing the protein MDSFFDSWPLWAQAALVVFLLALSGFFSMAETSMVASNRHRLRAMANSGHAGAALTQKLLKRIDTLLSVLLIVNNLINTILPILVTGIALHLFGTNGLVISIATLTVAFLIIIFSEITPKVIGAAFAEKISANIGWVIYPLTILLKPLLWVVNSFVSGLMGLMGLNRKEAALQTMSTEELRSLVLESSHFISNQHRSILLNLFNLENISVDDVMTPRAKMEILDLSRPIDEVIGQLETCYHNKLPVCEGDPEKIIGILSVKKALSLLGNDELSHSDFRELLSEPYFIPEGTPVMQQMQFFQENRQRLSLVVDEYGSVQGLLTFEDIVEELIGEFTTSFPGVVSQDEWSDDGSYLANGSANLRDLNRLLGLQLPVDGPRTLNGLILEELEEIPDHDLSVKVGGVVMEIIQFDDQGIKTVKLHKPSPEEPSLSAP; encoded by the coding sequence ATGGATTCGTTTTTTGATTCTTGGCCCCTTTGGGCACAAGCTGCGCTGGTTGTCTTTTTGCTCGCCCTCTCTGGATTTTTCTCGATGGCTGAGACCAGTATGGTGGCAAGCAACCGGCATCGCTTACGCGCGATGGCAAACAGTGGTCATGCTGGCGCTGCTTTAACCCAAAAACTACTGAAGCGCATTGATACCCTCTTGTCTGTTTTGTTGATTGTCAACAATCTAATCAATACCATTTTGCCAATTTTGGTCACTGGTATTGCGTTGCATTTATTTGGCACTAATGGACTAGTGATTTCAATCGCTACTCTAACCGTCGCGTTTTTAATCATCATCTTTAGTGAAATTACTCCTAAGGTCATTGGTGCCGCATTTGCAGAAAAGATATCGGCCAATATTGGTTGGGTAATTTACCCTCTGACAATCTTATTGAAACCCCTGCTATGGGTTGTGAACTCTTTTGTTTCAGGGTTAATGGGCCTCATGGGTTTAAACCGAAAAGAGGCAGCATTGCAAACGATGAGTACTGAAGAACTCAGAAGTCTTGTTCTGGAATCAAGTCACTTTATTTCAAATCAGCATCGCAGTATCTTGCTCAATCTATTTAATCTTGAAAATATCTCGGTCGATGATGTAATGACACCCCGAGCCAAGATGGAGATATTGGATTTATCGCGACCCATCGACGAGGTCATTGGACAACTGGAAACTTGCTACCACAACAAATTACCCGTATGCGAGGGGGATCCCGAAAAAATTATCGGTATCCTTTCGGTTAAAAAAGCGCTTTCTTTACTCGGTAACGACGAGCTAAGCCACAGCGACTTTCGAGAACTCTTAAGCGAACCCTACTTCATTCCCGAGGGTACCCCAGTCATGCAACAGATGCAGTTTTTTCAAGAAAATCGGCAGCGCTTGAGTCTGGTGGTGGATGAATACGGCAGTGTTCAGGGCTTATTAACATTTGAAGATATTGTGGAGGAGCTCATCGGCGAGTTCACGACCTCCTTTCCGGGAGTGGTTTCCCAAGACGAATGGTCTGATGATGGCTCTTATTTAGCCAATGGAAGCGCAAATTTGCGCGACCTCAATCGTTTATTAGGATTACAGCTCCCCGTCGATGGGCCCCGAACACTCAATGGACTCATTCTGGAAGAGCTTGAAGAAATTCCGGATCATGACCTCAGTGTCAAAGTTGGGGGGGTGGTGATGGAAATAATTCAATTTGATGATCAAGGGATTAAAACGGTGAAACTACACAAACCGTCACCCGAAGAGCCAAGTCTATCGGCGCCTTGA